Within the Corynebacterium sp. sy039 genome, the region TCGTCGTGATGCAATACGCTATTGTGACTTTTTAGAGCGCGAGGGAATTACTGATTTAGCGCAGGTCAAAGCAACAGATATTGAACGCTATCTCATTGAGTTGCGTACAGGGAATAAGGAGCAGGGAATAGCGCCTTTAGCAGCATCGTCGAGTAGTAGGGCTTTGGTGGTTGTGCGAGGATTCCATAAATTCGCATTATCAGAGGGGGTAGTAGATGTTAATGTAGCAGCTGATATTGCGGTACCTGACAGTGGTAGGCATCTGCCCGATACGTTAAGCATTGCTGAGGTAGAGGAGCTTATTACTGCAATCGCTGTTGATGAAGCTGCGTCGGTATTAGATTTACGTGATGCGGCATTGCTCGAGTTACTGTATGGCACAGGTGCACGCATCAGTGAGATAATGCAGCTTAATCTTGATGATATAGCGGGGATAAAGGAAACTGGTATCTTAAAAATTACTGGTAAAGGTGCTAAGCAAAGAATTGTTCCTATTGGTTCGCAAGCGTTAGCAGCGGTGGAGCGTTATCTCGTGCGTAGTAGACCGGTGCTCAGTAATGGTAAGAGCCATGCACTTTTCGTGAATAAGCGTGGTGGAAGGTTATCGCGTCAAAGTGCTTGGACGATTCTGAAAAATACTGCACAGCGTGCTGGGTTGGCCAAGGATATATCACCGCACACGTTGCGGCATAGCTATGCGACGCACCTCTTAGAGGGGGGTGCTGATGTACGTGTTGTTCAAGAATTATTGGGACATTCTTCTGTCACGACAACACAGATATATACGCATATTACTGCGGATAGTTTGCGACAGATATGGGCAGAGGCACATCCTCGGGCAAAGTAAACCCCTAGAGCTTGATATTCCTTCTTGTTCTTATATTTTATGTGGATAATTGTAGAATTAATGACATCACTGTAATTTTTTATTGTGCCGCTTCGTGATTTATTGCTTATAATCATCGGTAGTGATGTGTGTAATGTGGGTGTATCGATAGTGCAAAGTTGAGCATTGCGTATAGTCAAGGAAGAAGGGTAGATTATGGGTGATTCGGGCTTATTTGGAGCGCCTGTCAATAAAGTTGGTTTGACTGGGCGTCCGTTGCGCGAATTCCCGGAACCACAGCCACTTGATCGACACGGGCCTGCCACAATTTTGGCAATGTGCAACCAAAAAGGTGGTGTCGGCAAAACTACATCAACAATCAACCTTGGTGCTTGCTTAGCAGAAGCCGGCAGGAAAGTGCTTCTTGTCGACCTAGACCCTCAAGGTGCGTTATCGGCTGGCTTAGGTATTCCGCATGATGAACTCGACATCACAGTATATAACCTCATGGTTGACCATCATGCTTCCATTTTTAATGCAATCCATAAAACAGCCGTCGCTGGTTTAGATGTTGTACCAGCTAACATTGATTTATCAGCTGCCGAAATCCAATTAGTTAATGAAGTAGGTCGAGAACAAACTCTTGCTCGAGCATTGCGCCCTGTAATGAAAGACTATGATTTCATTATTCTGGATTGCCAACCTTCCTTAGGGCTACTTACTGTGAATGCACTGGCGTGTGCTCAGGGAGTTATTATCCCGATGGAATGTGAATACTTCTCTCTACGTGGGCTCGCGCTGCTTACCGATACTGTTGAGAAAGTACGTGATCGCCTTAACTTTAATTTAGAGATTCTTGGCATTTTGGTCACAATGTTTGATAGGCGCACTTCCCATGCTCGTGAGGTGATGTCACGCGTGGTAGAGGTTTTTGCTGATCAGGTTTTCGATACTGTCATCACGCGAACAGTTCGTTTTCCGGAAACATCGGTAGCGGGAGAACCCATCATCACCTGGGCTCCTAGTTCACCAGGAGCACAACAATATCGCCAACTAGCGCGTGAGGTGATTGAGCGTACTGATAGGCATTAGACAGTCATGACTATCAGTGTAGATTTTCCTCAAGATCAGCTAGACCATAAGGAAAAGGACGAGGCACAAGAAACACAAAAAGGTTTTCGTATCGTTCTGAATAATTTTCAAGGTCCTTTTGATCTGTTGTTGCAGTTGATTTCAGCCAAAAAATTAGAGATCACTGAAATTGCTTTGTCGGAAGTTACTGATGAGTTTGTTGCCTATACAAAAAAACTGGGTGAGCATGCTGATTTGGATGAAATTACAGAATTTCTGCTGATCGCGGCAACTTTACTTGACCTTAAGGCGGCACGGTTAGTACCTAGCGGTGAGGTCGATAGCAATGAAGATCTGGAACTATTAGAGACTCGCGATCTTCTTTTTGCTCGATTGCTCCAGTACAAAGCGTATAAAAGTGTCGCTGATTTATTTGCTACATGGCAAGAACACGCTCAACGACGCTATCCACGGGCAGTCAGTGTTGAAGAACAATTCTCCTCGATTATTCCGCCAGTAGAGATAAAACATACGCCTGCAAGTTTTGCCCAGTTAGCTGCTAGCGTATTTCGACCTAAACCACCAGAAACTGTGGCTACAGGCCATATTCATCATGTGGCAGTTTCTGTGCCGGAACAAGCAGGAAAAATTTTAGATACCCTTAAAATTATCGGAAAAAATCAGTGGCTGAGTTTTGATACTCTTACCAGAGACTGCCAGGTATCGATGCACATTGTGGGTAGGTTTTTAGCCTTGTTAGAGCTGTATAAAGCTAAAGCAATTGATGTCGGGCAAGAAGAGTCGCTAGGACAATTGAACATTTCCTGGACAGGGCTAGAGGTAGACCCTGCAGTTGTTGCTTCATCCAATTGGTCTTAA harbors:
- a CDS encoding ParA family protein, giving the protein MGDSGLFGAPVNKVGLTGRPLREFPEPQPLDRHGPATILAMCNQKGGVGKTTSTINLGACLAEAGRKVLLVDLDPQGALSAGLGIPHDELDITVYNLMVDHHASIFNAIHKTAVAGLDVVPANIDLSAAEIQLVNEVGREQTLARALRPVMKDYDFIILDCQPSLGLLTVNALACAQGVIIPMECEYFSLRGLALLTDTVEKVRDRLNFNLEILGILVTMFDRRTSHAREVMSRVVEVFADQVFDTVITRTVRFPETSVAGEPIITWAPSSPGAQQYRQLAREVIERTDRH
- a CDS encoding ScpA family protein, encoding MTISVDFPQDQLDHKEKDEAQETQKGFRIVLNNFQGPFDLLLQLISAKKLEITEIALSEVTDEFVAYTKKLGEHADLDEITEFLLIAATLLDLKAARLVPSGEVDSNEDLELLETRDLLFARLLQYKAYKSVADLFATWQEHAQRRYPRAVSVEEQFSSIIPPVEIKHTPASFAQLAASVFRPKPPETVATGHIHHVAVSVPEQAGKILDTLKIIGKNQWLSFDTLTRDCQVSMHIVGRFLALLELYKAKAIDVGQEESLGQLNISWTGLEVDPAVVASSNWS
- the xerD gene encoding site-specific tyrosine recombinase XerD, whose protein sequence is MTHKKQALRGLLKIWLTHLGVEQGASQHTLSNYRRDAIRYCDFLEREGITDLAQVKATDIERYLIELRTGNKEQGIAPLAASSSSRALVVVRGFHKFALSEGVVDVNVAADIAVPDSGRHLPDTLSIAEVEELITAIAVDEAASVLDLRDAALLELLYGTGARISEIMQLNLDDIAGIKETGILKITGKGAKQRIVPIGSQALAAVERYLVRSRPVLSNGKSHALFVNKRGGRLSRQSAWTILKNTAQRAGLAKDISPHTLRHSYATHLLEGGADVRVVQELLGHSSVTTTQIYTHITADSLRQIWAEAHPRAK